The proteins below are encoded in one region of Fulvia fulva chromosome 9, complete sequence:
- a CDS encoding Metallocarboxypeptidase A-like protein, with translation MRFSRLLSLLPLEAAVVLPRDDAVTYDGYRVYRIQTNGDHDNVISKLSALSYEQWNYRAAEHVDISLSKEDAEKFEALGLDYKVKRQNGALPSDSWFNSYHSYADHIQYWRDLNAAFPSNSEWFVAGQSYEKRDIFGLKLFGNDTSSTKPAVVWHSTVHAREWITTMTVEYIAYNMIKGYQANETDFATIPNEYDVYILPVVNPDGFSFSQTNDRLWRKNRSPAPLLGGLKLCYGTDINRNWPYQWTGDPRGSSPNPCDQTYRGRAAGDTPENKALVAQMTAVSAKQPLAQYLDFHSYGQYILSPYGYTANVPANSAAQVDLGSKAAAAIASVYGTPFTVGLSGATLYPTAGSSADFATDIAGAEYAYAFELRDKGENGFVLPPDQIRPVGEEMLEGVKVMFLQM, from the exons ATGCGCTTCTCACGTCTCCTCTCACTCTTGCCTCTGGAAGCTGCGGTGGTCCTCCCGAGGGATGACGCCGTAACCTACGATGGCTACAGAGTATACCGTATCCAAACCAACGGCGACCACGACAATGTTATCAGCAAGCTGTCGGCACTTTCCTACGAGCAATGGAACTACCGCGCTGCTGAGCACGTTGACATTTCCTTGTCCAAGGAAGATGCTGAAAAGTTCGAAGCCCTGGGTCTCGACTATAAA GTCAAGCGACAGAATGGTGCTCTGCCCTCGGACTCTTGGTTCAACTCATATCACTCGTACGCCGACCATATCCAATACTGGCGAGACTTGAACGCGGCTTTCCCAAGCAATTCCGAGTGGTTCGTGGCTGGCCAGTCCTACGAGAAGAGGGACATCTTTGGATTGAAGTTGTTTGGCAATGACACCAGCTCCACTAAGCCTGCTGTTGTCTGGCATAGCACCGTCCATGCCCGTGAATGGATTACTACAATGACCGTGGAGTACATTGCGTACAACATGATCAAGGGTTATCAAGCCAATGAGACGGACTTTGCTACGATTCCCAATGAGTATGATGTTTACATCTTGCCAGTTGTGAATCCTGATGGCTTCTCGTTCTCGCAGACCAATGATCGCCT CTGGCGCAAGAACCGCTCCCCTGCACCACTCCTAGGCGGCCTGAAGCTCTGCTACGGCACAGACATCAACCGCAACTGGCCATACCAATGGACCGGCGACCCACGAGGCTCCTCACCAAACCCCTGCGACCAGACCTACCGCGGCCGTGCCGCCGGCGACACTCCAGAGAACAAAGCCCTCGTAGCACAAATGACCGCAGTCTCAGCGAAGCAGCCTCTCGCGCAATACCTCGACTTCCACTCCTACGGCCAATACATCCTCTCGCCATACGGCTACACCGCAAACGTCCCCGCAAACTCGGCTGCGCAGGTTGATCTAGGCAGCAAGGCGGCTGCTGCGATTGCGAGTGTTTATGGCACGCCATTCACGGTCGGTCTAAGTGGTGCTACGCTGTATCCTACTGCTGGAAGCAGTGCGGATTTTGCTACTGATATTGCTGGGGCGGAATATGCTTATGCTTTCGAGCTAAGGGATAAGGGTGAGAATGGGTTTGTGTTGCCACCGGATCAGATTAGGCCGGTTGGTGAGGAGATGTTGGAGGGTGTGAAGGTTATGTTTTTGCAGATGTGA
- a CDS encoding Transcriptional activator protein acu-15: protein MRSFQPPWTHKIPLSSNHETGSLTQPSPAHESRFIGSSSGIYFINTVKQAFESSAQHSKPGHLPAAEDTVGGEDDYASSTRNSPERARGFDVSISSYRTIEVDNQAQLGTLPSHETAQANAISYFKTWHPVLPFLSGPEFLQELEALYSDPRTSSASCTIPVDRRRLCYVVIFQCVLSMGSYAQPPGLSDVPSRSSLLSIAAMLATRHDTLTIQTVLAAQLYCLSTMALRTASSLGVLLTKLLYHAGLHRCPYRYPQLSNEDLELRERILWASYALDRYVCQALGIPVSLSDAEIDVCVPGKREIHTVAHERVGATRQDEETKEQTKDAANVNKEVILANFVEHGRLVGRALEIFHSSLHSRNSDPRKVLFLRSDVDRWFNNLPEEPRLTTESSSADEQVARFLPFFHVLYEQLVISINRPSLSLPRNAPEFHHGLQVNIGAAKRTINALELQSTLFWPGYLASVWMSGLIISFACQVGLYNIAQGSQGILRCLDLLKRMGDRWQSARRCHAALSTLLSDLQRTQRRTNSEAFGDEDVYSILAKRRRLDSNIRSPPPHAVTSTPPTTSTGTTVQHNGAQPATMFTNSNGEWDVNDFFRDLSWNNLFDIGDAQHPDLQLFAG from the exons ATGCGGTCGTTTCAGCCGCCATGGACGCACAAGATTCCCCTTTCCAGCAATCACGAGACCGGATCATTGACCCAGCCATCACCGGCCCATGAAAGCCGGTTCATCGGGAGCAGTTCAGGCATATATTTCATCAACACCGTCAAACAAGCATTCGAGTCTTCAGCACAGCACTCGAAGCCCGGGCATCTGCCAGCAGCGGAGGACACCGTCGGCGGCGAGGATGACTACGCTTCTTCGACGAGAAACTCGCCCGAGCGGGCCAGAGGCTTCGATGTGAGCATCAGCAGCTACCGAACGATAGAGGTCGACAACCAGGCTCAGCTTGGCACGCTGCCGTCTCACGAGACTGCGCAAGCCAATGCTATCAGCTATTTCAAGACATGGCACCCAGTTCTGCCGTTCTTGTCCGGACCTGAATTCCTACAAGAACTGGAGGCACTGTATTCGGACCCCAGGACAAGCTCAGCCTCCTGCACGATACCGGTAGATCGACGGCGTCTCTGCTATGTTGTCATTTTCCAGTGTGTCTTGAGCATGGGATCATACGCGCAACCTCCTGGCCTGAGCGATGTCCCCTCTCGCTCGAGCCTGTTGTCCATAGCAGCGATGCTAGCTACAAGACATGACACTTTGACAATCCAGACGGTGCTGGCAGCTCAGCTGTACTGCCTCTCTACTATGGCTTTACGCACTGCATCATCACTTGGCGTCCTACTGACCAAACTTCTTTACCATGCTGGCCTCCATCGCTGTCCGTATCGATATCCTCAACTTTCGAACGAGGATCTTGAACTGAGGGAGCGTATACTATGGGCGTCGTATGCTCTGGACAGATATGTATGTCAGGCTTTGGGGATCCCAGTGTCTCTGTCCGATGCCGAAATAGACGTCTGCGTGCCTGGCAAGAGAGAGATACATACCGTGGCTCACGAGAGAGTGGGTGCCACGAGGCAAGACGAAGAAACTAAAGAACAAACCAAGGATGCTGCCAATGTCAACAAGGAAGTGATACTGGCCAACTTTGTCGAGCATGGCCGTCTGGTTGGCAGAGCGCTTGAGATCTTCCACTCCTCATTACACTCCCGCAATAGCGATCCGAGAAAGGTCCTCTTTCTACGATCAGACGTGGACAGATGGTTCAACAACCTACCCGAGGAGCCTAGACTCACGACAGAAAGCAGTTCTGCAGACGAGCAAGtcgctcggttcctaccgttCTTCCATGTACTGTACGAACAGCTTGTCATCTCCATCAATCGTCCATCTCTGTCCTTACCGAGAAACGCGCCCGAGTTTCATCATGGGCTACAAGTCAATATCGGCGCTGCTAAACGGACAATCAATGCTTTGGAATTGCAAAGCACCTTGTTCTGGCCCGGCTACCTCGCATCCGTATGGATGTCCGGCCTGATCATATCATTTGCATGTCAGGTGGGACTGTACAACATCGCGCAAGGATCGCA GGGGATCCTACGTTGCCTTGATCTTCTCAAACGTATGGGTGACCGCTGGCAAAGTGCACGGCGCTGCCACGCTGCACTGTCGACACTGCTCTCAGACCTTCAGCGTACTCAACGCCGAACCAACTCAGAGGCATTTGGAGACGAGGATGTTTACTCCATACTGGCCAAGCGCAGACGACTGGACTCGAATATACGATCGCCGCCTCCACATGCTGTCACTTCAACGCCGCCTACCACGTCCACGGGGACCACTGTCCAACACAACGGAGCACAACCGGCAACGATGTTTACTAATAGTAATGGAGAATGGGATGTCAACGACTTCTTCCGAGATCTATCCTGGAATAACCTGTTCGACATTGGTGATGCCCAACATCCTGATCTGCAGCTCTTCGCCGGCTGA
- a CDS encoding Apurinic-apyrimidinic endonuclease 1 has translation MPPKRKLKQEPADETAELLEVNGTATNGVNGDAAAPTKKRRTKKESIEATVTEEQPAATPKRSRATKVKVEVEEEEEAVEGAAPSLPKRKRKVKEEIKQEEEVDGNGEVVEKTAKKKRKTKEERDAEMIPLASRTLGHRLFIGAHVSAAGGVHNAIANSVHIGANAFALFLKSQRKWANPPLLEDVASSFHEKCGHHSYTQSQHVVPHGSYLVNLAHTDKARTAQAYDSYLDDLKRCEALGIKLYNIHPGNTAGNDRAVAIQHLASNINRAHQETKSVITLLENMAADNNTIGTTFEDLRDIISHVENKERIGVCIDTCHAFAAGYDLRTPETFKSTFDQFSSIVGFQYLRALHINDSKAPLSSHRDLHANIGTGFLGLRAFHNLVNDPRFEGLPLVLETPIEVRDDEGNLVKDEKGKEKEDKGIWAREIKMLEGMVGMDVEGEEFLKMEAELSRKGEPERKRVMEQVEKKKEKDSKKAEKGSKKAGQTKGKRKGKVEESESELSDEEV, from the exons ATGCCGCCGAAAAGGAAGCTGAAGCAAGAGCCCGCTGATGAAACTGCAGAGCTGTTAGAGGTCAATGGCACTGCTACGAACGGCGTGAATGGCGATGCAGCAGCGCCCACCAAGAAGCGACGCACGAAGAAGGAATCGATCGAAGCGACAGTGACAGAAGAACAACCAGCCGCAACGCCAAAACGATCGCGTGCTACGAAGGTGAAAGTGGAAGTCGAAGAAGAGGAAGAAGCAGTAGAAGGCGCAGCGCCGAGTCTTCCCAAGCGGAAGCGCAAGGTCAAGGAGGAAATCAAGCAAGAGGAGGAAGTCGATGGGAACGGGGAAGTCGTTGAGAAGACAGCCAAGAAGAAACGGAAGACGAAGGAAGAGAGGGACGCAGAGATGATACCATTGGCGAGCAGAACACTCGGACACAGGCTCTTCATCGGGGCACATGTTAGTGCTGCTGGAG GCGTCCATAATGCCATCGCCAACAGCGTCCACATCGGCGCCAACGCCTTTGCCCTCTTCCTCAAGTCCCAACGCAAGTGGGCTAACCCACCCCTTCTGGAGGACGTAGCATCCTCTTTCCACGAGAAGTGCGGTCATCATTCCTATACTCAATCTCAACATGTAGTGCCTCATGGGTCCTATCTCGTCAATCTGGCGCATACGGACAAGGCCCGCACGGCTCAAGCCTACGACTCCTACCTCGATGACTTGAAACGATGCGAAGCATTGGGGATAAAGCTGTACAATATCCATCCGGGCAATACTGCCGGGAACGATAGAGCTGTGGCGATACAGCACCTCGCCTCGAACATCAATCGAGCCCATCAAGAGACAAAGAGCGTAATCACACTCCTCGAGAACATGGCAGCAGACAACAACACCATCGGCACAACCTTCGAAGACTTACGGGACATAATCTCTCACGTCGAAAACAAAGAGAGGATAGGTGTCTGCATCGACACCTGCCACGCCTTCGCCGCAGGCTACGACCTCAGAACACCCGAAACCTTCAAATCCACCTTTGATCAATTCTCCTCCATCGTCGGATTTCAGTACCTTCGCGCCCTACACATCAACGACTCCAAAGCGCCCCTCTCCTCCCACCGCGACTTGCACGCAAATATAGGAACCGGCTTCCTCGGCCTCCGCGCTTTCCACAACCTCGTCAATGATCCACGATTTGAGGGATTACCGCTTGTGTTAGAGACCCCGATCGAAGTGCGAGACGATGAGGGGAACCTGGTGAAAGATGAGAAAGGGAAGGAGAAAGAAGATAAGGGCATTTGGGCGAGGGAGATTAAGATGCTCGAGGGGATGGTGGGGATGGATGTGGAGGGGGAGGAATTTTTGAAAATGGAGGCTGAGTTGAGTAGGAAGGGGGAGCCGGAACGGAAGAGGGTCATGGAGCAGGTtgagaagaagaaggagaaGGATTCTAAGAAGGCTGAGAAGGGGAGTAAGAAAGCTGGACAGACAAAGGGGAAGCGGAAGGGGAAGGTGGAGGAGAGTGAGAGCGAGTTGAGCGATGAGGAGGTGTAG